The Desertibacillus haloalkaliphilus genome contains the following window.
CCTTCTTCGTTGGTGCGATTTTGAACCAAATCATCAAGAAGGCATCATTTAAGAATGAAGTGCAATGGGAAGAACGATCGGTCTTCATTGAGTTGCTTGGTGTTCTATTTGTTGCCTTCCTTGAGCTAGCCCGTGTGAACTCATTGATTGTGCTAAGTGTCTTGGCTATCTTCATGGCGATGCAAGCTGATACGTTCAGTAAGTTGCGTGGTATGCCTTACGCCACGGTTTTGAGCACTGGTAATTTGAAGACGTTCGGTGCAACGT
Protein-coding sequences here:
- a CDS encoding YoaK family protein — its product is MLLAGTAGYIDSYTFAFHDNRFASFQSGNLLQLGINVASGKWHAASLFFWPVIAFFVGAILNQIIKKASFKNEVQWEERSVFIELLGVLFVAFLELARVNSLIVLSVLAIFMAMQADTFSKLRGMPYATVLSTGNLKTFGAT